From a single Ornithorhynchus anatinus isolate Pmale09 chromosome 4, mOrnAna1.pri.v4, whole genome shotgun sequence genomic region:
- the ASB6 gene encoding ankyrin repeat and SOCS box protein 6: MPFLHGFRRIIFEYRPLVDAILEALGIQDPERQETLESPRYPAEDGSRVPLLTELLRREARSPFYKEGVSYALLKMAELGLAHAADHLLRNGADLNFEDPVTYYTALHIAVLRNQPDMVELLVRHGADINRRDRIHESSPLDLAGEEPERLPCLRRLLELGADVNAADKHGKTALLHALASSDGVQIHNTENIRLLLEGGADVKAATKDGDTVFTCIIFLLGETVGGDKEEARMINRFCFRVTQLLLAHGADPSECPSHESLTHICLKSFKLHFGLLRFLLESGASYDCSLHGPSCWSGFHVVFDRLCSHPRPEDGGPPDLLRKAETVVELMVASSQRVRLPPNFEVSPAGRHSEKIEALHRSLKQLEFRPQPLGHLCRVLIRQRLRPWPVDAKVKALPLPDRLKWYLLIEHGDRDV; this comes from the exons cccgcgtTACCCGGCCGAGGACGGCAGCCGGGTCCCGCTGCTCACCGAGCTCCTGCGGCGGGAAGCCCGGTCCCCCTTCTACAAAGAGGGGGTGAGCTACGCCCTGCTGAAGATGGCCGAGCTCGGGCTGGCCCACGCCGCCGACCACCTCCTGCGCAACGGGGCCGACCTCAACTTCGAAG ACCCGGTGACCTACTACACCGCCCTGCACATCGCCGTCCTCCGCAACCAGCCCGACATGGTGGAGCTGCTGGTGCGCCACGGGGCCGACATCAACCGCAGAGACCGG ATCCACGAAAGCAGCCCCCTGGACCTGGCCGGCGAGGAACCCGAGAGGCTGCCCTGCCTGCGGCGCCTGCTGGAGCTCGGGGCTGACGTCAACGCCGCCGACAAGCACG GAAAGACCGCCCTCCTGCACGCGCTGGCCAGTAGCGACGGGGTCCAGATCCACAACACGGAGAACATCCGGCTCCTCCTggaaggag gCGCGGACGTGAAGGCCGCCACCAAAGACGGCGACACGGTCTTCACCTGCATCATCTTCCTGCTGGGCGAGAcggtgggaggggacaaggaggaggCCCGCATGATCAACCGCTTCTGCTTCCGGGTGACCCAGCTGCTCCTGGCCCACGGGGCCGACCCCAGCGAGTGTCCGTCCCACgagtccctcacccacatctgccTCAAGAGCTTCAAGCTGCACTTCGGGCTCCTGCGCTTCCTGCTGGAGTCCGGGGCCTCCTACGACTGCTCCCTCCACGGCCCGTCCTGCTGGTCCGGCTTCCACGTCGTCTTCGACAGACTCTGCTCTCACCCCCGCCCCGAGGACGGCGGCCCCCCGGACCTCCTGCGGAAAGCGGAGACCGTGGTGGAGCTCATGGTGGCCAGCTCGCAGAGGGTCAGGCTGCCCCCCAACTTCGAGGTCAGCCCCGCCGGCCGCCACTCGGAGAAGATCGAGGCCCTGCACCGCTCCCTAAAGCAGCTGGAgttccgcccccagcccctcggCCACCTCTGCCGCGTGCTCATCCGCCAGCGGCTGCGGCCGTGGCCCGTGGACGCCAAGGTCAAGGCCCTGCCCCTCCCGGACCGGCTGAAGTGGTACCTCCTCATCGAGCACGGCGACCGAGACGTCTGA
- the NTMT1 gene encoding N-terminal Xaa-Pro-Lys N-methyltransferase 1 has translation MTSAVVEDEAQFYTKAEKYWKDVPPTVDGMLGGYGHISSIDINSSKKFLQRFLREGPNRTGTTCALDCGAGIGRITKRLLLPLFEMVDMVDVTEDFLTKAKTYLGEEGKRVRNYFCCGLQDFSPEPNSYDVIWIQWVIGHLTDEHLADFLRRCKLGLRPNGIVVIKDNMAQEGVIMDDVDSSVCRDLEVVRGIVRLAGLDLLAEERQENFPDEIYHVYSFALR, from the exons ATGACCAGCGCGGTGGTGGAAGACGAGGCCCAGTTCTACACCAAGGCGGAGAAGTACTGGAAGGACGTCCCGCCCACGGTGGACGGCATGCTGGGGGGGTACGGCCACATCTCCAGCATCGACATCAACAGCTCCAAGAAGTTCCTGCAGCGGTTCCTGAGG GAGGGCCCGAACCGAACGGGAACCACCTGCGCTTTGGActgcggggccgggatcgggcgCATCACCAAGCGGCTGCTCTTACCCTTATTCGAAATGGTGGACATGGTGGATGTGACGGAGGATTTTCTGACTAAGGCCAAGACCTATTTGGGAGAGGAGGGCAAGCGGGTAAGGAACTATTTCTGCTGTGGCCTGCAGGACTTCAGCCCCGAGCCTAACTCGTACGATGTCATCTGGATCCAGTGGGTGATAG GTCACCTGACGGACGAGCACCTGGCCGACTTCCTGCGGCGGTGCAAGCTGGGCCTGAGGCCCAACGGCATCGTCGTCATCAAAGACAACATGGCCCAGGAGGGCGTGATCATGGACGACGTGGACAGCAGCGTGTGCCGGGACCTGGAGGTGGTGCGCGGGATCGTCCGCCTGGCGGGCCTCGACCTCCTGGCCGAGGAGCGGCAGGAGAACTTCCCCGACGAGATCTACCACGTCTACAGCTTCGCCCTGAGATGA